The sequence GGCCGAGGAACTGTCCTTTGGCGCCGCCATCAATCCGACAGCCATCGTCACGCAGGCATCGCAATTTGACTTTTACGATGGCGGTGGTCTCGATATCGCTTTTCTCGGTATGGCCGAAGTAGATAGGCATGGCGCGGTCAACGTCAGCCGCTTCAATAATTCTATCGTCGGGGTTGGCGGATTCACCAATATCTCGCAGACAGCCAAGCGCATTGTCTATCTTGGCACATTTTCGGCTGGTGGCGCGCAAATTGCAGTCACCGACGGCAGGCTCGACATCGTGCAGGACGGAAGCCTTTGCAAGATCGTCGATGATGTCGACCAGATCAGTTCGAGCCCAGCCTTTGCGCCGGAGGACCAGTTGCAGCTCGTCGTCACCGAGCGGGCTGTCTTTCATGTGATCGAGGGATGCCTGACGTTGACGGAGTTTGCCCCCGGTATCGATCTTTCCGCCCATGTTCTCGACCGTCTGCCGAAAGGCGTCGCGGTGTCGGACCAACTGAGGCAAATGGATGCGCGCCTGTTTTCGACCAATGCGATGAAGGATTTTTTCCAATGAAAATCGATGGAGCAGCCATCATCGTCACGGGCTCGGCAACCGGCGTCGGGGCTGCATGCGTGAAGCAATTCGCCAAGGGCGGTGCCCGGGTGGTCGTCAATTACAGTCGCAGCAAAAAAGAGGCTGACGAGACGGGCGATATCTGCCGCAGTCTGGGCGCGCAGGTCGAGGTCGTTCAGGCTGATGTTGCCGATGACGCGGCTTGCCGTCGGATGGTCGCGACAGCCGTCAATCGATGGGGACGGCTCGACGCATTGGTGAACAATGCCGCAATGACCCTCAAGTCCGATCCTTTCGATCTGGAGACACTGTCAGCCGCAGATTTTCAGAACGTTTTCGGGGTCAATGTCATCGGCGCATATCAGATGTGTCGGGCGGCGGTGCCTGCGATGCGTAACAGCGGCGGCGGTGCGATCGTCAATGTCTCATCCAACGTTGCCTTTACCGGGGGCGGCAGCTCACTTGCCTACACGGCCTCCAAAGGCGCGCTCAATGCACTGACTTTGGCCTTGGCGCGCACCTGCGGTCCCGATATCCGTGTGAACGCGGTTTGTCCCGGAATCATCGACACTCGCTGGATGCGCGACACACTCGGGCCAGATGCCTATGGAGCCGTTGCCAAGCGATTTTCGGAAACCGCGCCGCTCGGCCGTGTTGCAACACCGGAAGATGTTGCAGGCGCCATTGTCTGGCTTGTTCACGGTGCAGACTTTGTCACTGGCGAACTGCTTTCGATTGACGGCGGAATTCGTCTGTCAGGTGGCGTTCGCAAACCCGCTACATCTGCGGGAGCCGCAAATTGATGGTTTCGGCTCAATCCATCCTCGACTTTCCAGTGCCGGAAGCGACGCAAGTGGTTAGCGCAAGGGATGCCATCCTTTACGCCCTCTCGGTTGGTTACGGCACGGTCGCGATTGGCGATGAGGTACTGAAATACGTCTATGAACGCGATCTCGTGACCGCGCCGACCCTTGCCAATATCGTGGCGCACCCTGGCCCATGGATGCAGCAGACGGGCGTCGACTGGACACGTTCGGTGCACTCCGAACATCGCCTGGCGATCCACCGCCCGGTTCCCGTCGATGTGCCCCTAATCTCTCGTTCACGCGTTTTATCGGTGGTCGACCGGGGCATTGAAAAAGGGATGTTCGTCAGCTTCGAGCGCCTGATCGCAACCGCTGACGGCAATCAGCCAGTTGCAACGATCGTCCAGACAAATGCGTGCCGGAGCGACGGTGGATGCGGATCGGCGGGATCTAGCCCTGAACCGTTGTCCAAGGTGCCGGACAGAAAGCCGGACTTCGAATTCAATATCGACATCCCGGAAAACGCCGCCCTGCTTTACCGTCTGAACGGAGATCTCAATCTGCTGCATGTCGATCCGCAGGCAGCCCGCAAGAGCGGCTTTGCCCGACCGATCCTGCACGGGCTGTGCAGCTTCGGCTATGTAGGTTACGCCATCGTCGCTGCCATCGATCCAAGCATGGCTACGGGGCTAAGCTCGATCGCAGCGCGTTTCACCGCGCCGATCTTTCCCGGCGAAACGATCACCTTGCAGATATGGCGTAACGACGTCGAGTTGCGCTTCAGGGGCCTCGTTACTCTGCGGGGTGCTACCATCCTCGACAATGGTATCGCGAGGTTGTCATGACGAAAGCGGTCAAACCGGCCACCGGCGAAGCGCGCCAGTATATACGGATCAAGGAGCAGATCCTGGCTGACATCGCCGAGGGCAGGCTTCAGCCGGGTGACCGGGTATCGTCTGAAAGCGAGCTCGTGGCGGCATTCGGGGTCAGCCGCATGACGGCGAACCGGGCGCTGCGGGAGTTGATGTTCGAGGGTGTTCTCAAGCGGTCGGCCGGGATCGGAACGTTCGTGTCACCGAAGCACCTCGACGTGGATCTGCTGCAAATTCGCAACATAGCCGACGAAATACTTGAACGGGGGCACAAGCACAAGGCGGCGATCGTCGCGGCCGGCTTGATGAAGGCGGATGCCAACGTTGCCGATGCGCTTGAACTGGCCCTCGGCGCCGAAGTGATGCATTCGCTGATCGTGCATATGGAAAACGACCAACCCATTCAGGTCGAGGAGCGCTATGTCAATCCCTTGATCGCGCCTGACTACTTGTCGACCGACTTCCACAGCATGACGCCGCACGAATATCTGACGAAGGTGGCTCCGATAACAGCATTCGAACATATCGTTCAGGCCGTCAAACCGGATACGGCAGTACGCAAATATCTTGGCCTGAAGAACGATTACCCCTGCCTGCGGGTCTTTAGAAGAACCTGGTCAGGTGAGGCCGTCGTGACCTGTGCGCTGTTGTACTATCCCGGCGCGCAATACCGGCTGGAAGCACGGTCTACCAAGGGTCCTCCTAAACCCGTCGCCATTCTCGGAGAGAAACAGTGAGCGCCATCAACTCTCCATCGATCACGTTCAGCGCGGCACCGCCGACGATCGAGGATATCGCAGCGGTTGCCCGTCGTCACGCAAAGATCGAGATATCCGCCTCGGTCGAAGCCCGGATTGCGGCCGCCCGAGCCGTCGTCGATCGCTATACGGAAAGCGATCTGCCGGTCTACGGCCTGACAACAGGACTTGGCGCGGGTGTCGATACACGACTTGCGATGGAAGATCTGGTGGCGTTCCAGATGCGTGTGCCGCAAGCCCGCTCGGTCGGTGTCGGAAAACCGCTTGCAAAGGAATCCGTGCGGGCGATGATGGCCGTGAGGGCAGCCGGAATGGCGGCGGGCGGTTCCGGTGTCTCACCGAGTGTCTTCCACGGTCTGATCGCCGCCATCAATGCAGGTGTTCACCCTGTCGTACCCTCACTGGGTTCCATCGGTGCAGCGGATTTGGCTCCGCTTGCTCATATGAGCCGGGGGCTTCTGGGCTTTGGCGATATCGAGCTCGGCGGCGAAGTGCTGCCAGCCGGTATCGCTCTTGAAAGAGCGGGCCTGAAGCCGCTCGAACTAGCACCCAAAGACGGGCATGCGCTCGTCGTGGCCAACAGCCTCTCCGTCGGCCTTGGCTGCTTGGCGCTCGAAGACATCGAGCGGCTCTTCGGTTGGTCCCTTAAGGCGATTGCCATCAACTTTGAAGCGTTCCGGGCCAATGTCAGCGCCTTCGACGACCGCGCTTTGGCTGCGAGGCCGGCCTTTGGACAGCGCCAAATCGCCGCTGAACTCATGGAGATCCTTTCGGGCAGCTCCTTGCTTGCTGGAGAAGCAGCACGACGCCTCCAGGACCCCCTGAGCTACCGCTGCGTACCACAGGTCTGGGGTGCATTGAGGCATGCGATTGATGAAGCAAGACAAGCGACGGAAATCGAACTCGTCAGTTCCAGCGACAATCCTGTTGTCATCGCATCTGAGGGTGTCATCCTTTCCCACGGCAATTTTGACATGACGGCTTTTGTGCTCGCCTGGGAAAGGCTGGGGCAGGCCATGGCGCATTGCGCGGCAGGTACCGCCTATCGGATCATCAAGATCATGTCGCCGGCCATGTCCGACCTCCCCCGCTTCCTGACGCCAATGGGCCAGAGCCGCACGGGGTTTGCGACCGTGCAAAAGACTGTCTCGGCTATGGAAGCCGAAGTTCGCCATCTGGCCATGCCGATTTCGTTTTCGCCCATTCCTGTTGCCGATGGCGTCGAAGATCAGGCATCAATGGCTCCGAGCGTCTTGGCAAAGACGCAGGCAATCATCGAGCGCCTTCGCTATCTGGTCGCCATCGAACTGATCGCATCGGTACAGGCCGTCGACCTGCGAGGCGTCTCAGGCGAATTGGGTAAGGGATCGGCAAAAGCCTATGCGTTTGTGCGCGACCACGTCGCCGCTCTTGAAGAGGATCGCGCACAAGGGCCGGATTTTGCAACGATTGCCGCATTGATCGGGCTCGGCCCGCAATAAGCCCGGTTAGCCACTGCCACGACAAGAAGGGCAGGGCGCCGAGTGGTCATGCTGACGGTCAAACTGGAAGGTACCGTCAGTCCGTTCGCTGAAAAGTCAACCAGAGGGAATGATCATGAAAAATTGGACAAAAGGTATCCTTGCAGCCGTCATCGTGACAGCCGCCATGTTCCAGGCTGCATCCGCACAGACCATCAAGGTCGGCAGCAAGAATTTCACCGAGCAATTTATTCTCGCCGAAATGTATGCCGCCGTTTTGGAAAATGCCGGTTTCACCGTCGAGCGAAAGATTAACCTGGGCGGCACGCTGATTGCACATCAGGCACTGGTGGCAGGCGAGATCGATCTTTATCCGGAGTATACCGGCACGGCTTTGGCTTCTGTCGTCAAGGGTGAGATGTCGACCGATGCCGACAAGGTCTATACGCAGGTCAGTGACTTCTACGCCAAGCAGTTCAACCTCACTTGGCTGAAGCCGAGCGGCATCAACAATGGTTATGTCATTGTGGTCCGGCAGGAAACGGCGCAGGCCAACAATCTTAAGAGCCTGTCTGATCTCGCCAAGGTTTCCAAGACCCTGGTCTTCGGGGGCGGTGCTGAGTTTCCAGATCGCGCCGATGGCCTGCCCGGCCTGAAGCGCGTCTACGACGCGGAATTCAAGGAGTTCAAGCAGTTCGCCAAGCTTGGTCTTCGTTATGACGCGCTGGAACAAAAGGACATCGACGTCGCCAACGGCGCGGCGACCGACTGGCAGATCGGCTCGAAGAAGCTCGTGCCGATGGCAGACGACAAGGGTCTGTTTCCCCCTTATTACGTGGCCCCTGTTGTCCGCCAGGACGTAGTGAAGACCAATCCGAAGGTTGCCGAACTCCTGGAAGCGGTCGGATCCCATTTGGATAATGAGAAAATGAGGATCCTCAATGCCAAGGTCGAGACCGATCACGAGGAATCCGAGGACGTGGCGGTAGCCTTCCTCAAGGAAAACGGCCTGCTGCCGAAATAATTGTGACACCCTACGTCCGGGTATCACTCCGGCCGCCGCCTGGCGCGGCGGCCCTTTCATAGTATTTATTCGAAATTCCTTTGTCAGCAGCCGGACAGGAATGTGGAGAAGCGGAAAATGCAGGAAATCTGGATCGACTATCTCAACGCCCTCGATGCCAAGGCGCTGGCGCTGACCAATGACGAGATTCTCGATGCGGTGTCGAAGGCGCTGGAGGCACAGGGCAGAGGCGAAACCGTCCTCGAGCCGCGGGTTCATCTTGTGCCGGAGAGCTCCGACAAAGGCCATTTCAACGTGCTTCGCGGATATGTCAAAGCGCTGAACTATGCCGGCGTAAAAGTCGTCGGCGATTTCGTCGACAACTACAAGGTCGATCTGCCTTCAGAGCTTGCGGTCCTCAACCTGTTCGATCCGAACACGGGCGTGCCGAAGGCTGTCATCGATGCAACTGCAATAACCGACATGCGCACCGGCGCCGTGACCGCGCTTGGTGCAAAATATCTGGCGCGCAAGGACAGCAAAATACTCGGGCATATTGGTGCCCGCGGAACCTCCTACTGGAATGTCCGGCTGCTCGATCATCTCTTCGACTTTGATGAGATCCGCGTACACTCGCGCCGCCCGGAAAGCCGTCATGCCTTTGCAGAACGGCTTGAAACCGATCTCGGCAAGAAGATCATCGTCACCGACAACTGGGAGGATTGCCTCAAGGATGCCGATGTGATGGTCGAGGCAAGCCGCCTGCCGGAACCGGCGCCGCTATTCAAGACGGGATGGGTGAAGAAGGGAGCTTTCGTGGTGCCTTATGGCACGATGAGTGCCCTTGAATTCGATCTGACCGATATCATGGACAAGGTCGTCGTCGACGATTGGGGACAATGCGGCCCCGGTAAACCTTTCGGAGCGCTTCGCCGTCACGTCGATGAGGGCAAGTTGACGGCCGAGAATCTGCATGCCGAAATCGGCCAGATCGTCTGCGGCATGAAAGCCGGCCGCGAAAATGACGAGGAGACGATCCTGTTCTGGCACCGCGGCCTTAGCACGACGGACGTGGCGCTCGGCGCCGCCATGGTCAACAAAGCAAGAGACATGAACATCGGCCAGCGCCTGCGGTTCGCGTAGTTGCCATGATCATGTCCAAGCCAATCGCCTCTTCGAGAATGTATAATCTCAGTCCGCGCATTCGCGGGCTGTGGGATGCACTGTTTAAGCTCGTCAGCATGAATTCCAAAATCGAGTTCGAGATCATTGCTCATGCGGCGCCAGCACCCTTGTCGGAATTATGGACAAGGTCGGATATTGGTCTGGTCTTCATCTGCGGCTACCCGTTTTCGCGCATGCCGGAGGGCGCAAGACCGACTGCCCTTGCCGCACCTGTCTCGAGCGAGGCATGGTCTTCGGACCAGCCGCTCTATGCCAGCCACATCGTCGTCGCCTCCACCGGACCGGTCAACACGGTGGCGGATCTCGCTGCGGCACGCTGGGGCTGGACCGTGCGCGATTCCCAATCGGGCTATCACGCGTCGCGATCCTACCTCGCCGGCCAGTTCACGGGCAAGATGAAGCAGAGCGCGGCGGTTGGACCGCTGCTCAACCCTTCAGGCATCGTTGCAGCCCTCAAGGATGGTAGGATCGAGGCAGGCGCCATCGACGCTTACGCCTTCCAATTGTTGTCGATGCATGAACCCGACGCGATCGATGGTCTTCGCATTCTTGTGACGACCGAGCCTACTCCAGCTCCCCTATTGGTCGCCGCACAGACATTGCCCGGGGACATGGTAGCGGCATTGCGGCGGAGCCTCGTGACGTTGCATGAAACGCCTTGCGGAACGGCGGTTCTGGGTGCACTCGGCCTCAGGCGATTTTCGGCAGTCGCTGCGTCGGACTACGATGTTCTGCCGCCGAGGGCCGAAGCCGCCGATCGCAGATTGGGGATCAAATGGTAGACGGTGGCGAACCAGCGCCCGGGCACGGAGGTCTCGATCATGAAATGGGTTCCTAAACACCTCGACCGGCTGCTCGAAGCGCTGCTGGAGCACCTGTATCTCGTTTTTTCATCAGTCGGGATTGCCCTCGTGATCTCGCTGATCGTCGGGATATGGGCTGCAAGGCGGCCTCGGAGTTTTGCAGCTATCGTCGTCTTGACCGGTATCCTGTTCGCCGTGCCGAGCCTGGCGCTGTTTGCGCTTCTCATTCCCGTCATGGGTATCGGGGCGGCACCCGCCATTACCGGACTTGCCGCCTATTCGCTGATGATCCTTATCCGCAATATCGGCATGGGGTTCCAGGCTGTTCCGCGTGACGTACTAGAAGCCGCCGATGGCATGGGCTACGGCACAGCGCGCAGGATATGGGAAGTCGAGCTGCCACTGGCCATGCCTTATATTATCGGCGGCATCCGCATTGCCATGGTGACGGTGATCGGCATTGGCACCGTTGCCGCCTATATCAATGCCGGCGGCCTCGGCGTCATCATATTCGAAGGCATCGATCAGCGATTTCCCGAGAAGATCATCGCAGGCGGGCTGCTGACGTCATTTCTGGCGCTCTTTGCCGACTATTTTTTTGCATCGTTCGAAAAGCTGTTGCGTCGTCGCAGTGGAGGTAAAGCAGCATGATCGTCATCGATGCAATGAGCTGGATCTTCAACAACTCCGGCGTCTTCTTCAACGCTTTCAATCGCCATCTTCTGATGTGCGTCCTGTCGCTCGGCATAGGCTTTGTCATTGCCGTGCCGCTCGGATTTTCCGTCGCACGGGCACCTCGCGCCGCCTTTGCGGTGATCAATATTGCCGGTGCTCTGCGCTCCATACCGAGCCTTGCTATCCTGTCGGCAACGATGCCGTTTCTCGGCATCGGATTGTTGCCGTCGATCATTGCCCTCGTCGTCCTTGCCGTGCCGCCGCTGCTGTTGAACACGATCATCGGCATCCGCGAGATCGACACTTCCGTAATCGATGCTGCAAATGGAATGGGCATGAGCGCCGGGCAGATGCTGCGGGAAATTGAACTTCCTCTGGCCGTTCCGTCGATTCTGTCAGGCGTCAGGACGAGTGCGATCCAAGTCATCGGCGGTGCGGCGTTGGCCTCCTTTATTGGCGGCGGCGGACTTGGCGATTTCATCAATGCCGGCATTGCAATCATGAACATGCCGCGCCTTCTTGTCGGAGCGGTTCCGATAGCCCTGCTCGCAATCTTTGCGGAATTGGCGTTCAGCGCTCTGGAGCGCGTCTTCACTCAACGGCGCTAAGCGGCCAAAAACGGATGTCATGATGATCTATCTCGATCATGTTACCAAGAATTACGACGGAAGCGGCCAGCATGCGGTCGATAATCTCGATCTCTTGATCGACACCGGTACGACGGTTGCCATGATCGGTCCTTCGGGCTGCGGCAAGACCACGACCATGCGCATGATCAATCGGTTGGAGACGCCCACGACGGGACGCGTGCTGGTCGATGGCAGAGATATCGCCGGCGTCGATCAGAAAGACCTACGGCGCAGCATCGGGTATGTCATTCAGCAAGTTGGTCTATTTCCGCATATGTCGATCGCACGCAATGTCGCAACCGTGCCGCGCCTTCTTGGCTGGGATAAGAAGCGCAGTGATCGCCGGGTTGACGAGCTCCTCGATCTCGTAGGCCTTGATCCGGCCATCATGCGGCAGCGCCTGCCACACGAATTGTCAGGCGGCCAGCGTCAGCGCGTCGGGTTCGCGCGCGCTCTCGCCGCCGATCCCGCAATCATGCTGATGGACGAGCCGTTCGGTGCGATCGATCCGATCACCCGCATTCGACTTCAGGACGAGTTCCGCGATATTCTCAGGAAGGTGAAGAAGACAGTGGTCATCGTCACGCATGACCTCGACGAGGCAATCAAGATGGGTGATCGCATTGCGATCATGCGCGATGGCCGTCTTCTCCAATATGATACACCGCAAGAGATTCTTGCACGTCCCATCAATGAATTTGTCGAGAATTTCCTCGGCCCCGACCGAGCCATAAAAAGGTTGAGCTTGATCCCCGTATCGATGATCATGACCACGCCGGAACCATTCAAGGGGGAAGCCGAGATCGCCGCTGATGCCACTGTTCACGACGCCTTGGCGCTCATCCTGTCCGGCGAGATGCCAGGTCTCCACGTCAGAGCCGCCAACGGAACACTTGCTGGATTTCTGTCTCGTGACACCCTATTACGCGCCAATCGGCTCTAGTCTGCCTACCTCCACGAAGGTATCTGCCGTCTTGCCAGCGGATTGGGAGCAAGCACCGTGGGTTCATGCACAAATCATCGCTGTAGATTTCTTGACCGATGCCCCCTGTCGCAGCTGCATTCCGGTTTTCGATCCGCAACACTACTGCGTCC is a genomic window of Rhizobium etli 8C-3 containing:
- a CDS encoding SDR family NAD(P)-dependent oxidoreductase, whose protein sequence is MKIDGAAIIVTGSATGVGAACVKQFAKGGARVVVNYSRSKKEADETGDICRSLGAQVEVVQADVADDAACRRMVATAVNRWGRLDALVNNAAMTLKSDPFDLETLSAADFQNVFGVNVIGAYQMCRAAVPAMRNSGGGAIVNVSSNVAFTGGGSSLAYTASKGALNALTLALARTCGPDIRVNAVCPGIIDTRWMRDTLGPDAYGAVAKRFSETAPLGRVATPEDVAGAIVWLVHGADFVTGELLSIDGGIRLSGGVRKPATSAGAAN
- a CDS encoding MaoC family dehydratase: MMVSAQSILDFPVPEATQVVSARDAILYALSVGYGTVAIGDEVLKYVYERDLVTAPTLANIVAHPGPWMQQTGVDWTRSVHSEHRLAIHRPVPVDVPLISRSRVLSVVDRGIEKGMFVSFERLIATADGNQPVATIVQTNACRSDGGCGSAGSSPEPLSKVPDRKPDFEFNIDIPENAALLYRLNGDLNLLHVDPQAARKSGFARPILHGLCSFGYVGYAIVAAIDPSMATGLSSIAARFTAPIFPGETITLQIWRNDVELRFRGLVTLRGATILDNGIARLS
- the hutC gene encoding histidine utilization repressor, with product MTKAVKPATGEARQYIRIKEQILADIAEGRLQPGDRVSSESELVAAFGVSRMTANRALRELMFEGVLKRSAGIGTFVSPKHLDVDLLQIRNIADEILERGHKHKAAIVAAGLMKADANVADALELALGAEVMHSLIVHMENDQPIQVEERYVNPLIAPDYLSTDFHSMTPHEYLTKVAPITAFEHIVQAVKPDTAVRKYLGLKNDYPCLRVFRRTWSGEAVVTCALLYYPGAQYRLEARSTKGPPKPVAILGEKQ
- a CDS encoding HAL/PAL/TAL family ammonia-lyase, with the translated sequence MSAINSPSITFSAAPPTIEDIAAVARRHAKIEISASVEARIAAARAVVDRYTESDLPVYGLTTGLGAGVDTRLAMEDLVAFQMRVPQARSVGVGKPLAKESVRAMMAVRAAGMAAGGSGVSPSVFHGLIAAINAGVHPVVPSLGSIGAADLAPLAHMSRGLLGFGDIELGGEVLPAGIALERAGLKPLELAPKDGHALVVANSLSVGLGCLALEDIERLFGWSLKAIAINFEAFRANVSAFDDRALAARPAFGQRQIAAELMEILSGSSLLAGEAARRLQDPLSYRCVPQVWGALRHAIDEARQATEIELVSSSDNPVVIASEGVILSHGNFDMTAFVLAWERLGQAMAHCAAGTAYRIIKIMSPAMSDLPRFLTPMGQSRTGFATVQKTVSAMEAEVRHLAMPISFSPIPVADGVEDQASMAPSVLAKTQAIIERLRYLVAIELIASVQAVDLRGVSGELGKGSAKAYAFVRDHVAALEEDRAQGPDFATIAALIGLGPQ
- a CDS encoding glycine betaine ABC transporter substrate-binding protein — translated: MKNWTKGILAAVIVTAAMFQAASAQTIKVGSKNFTEQFILAEMYAAVLENAGFTVERKINLGGTLIAHQALVAGEIDLYPEYTGTALASVVKGEMSTDADKVYTQVSDFYAKQFNLTWLKPSGINNGYVIVVRQETAQANNLKSLSDLAKVSKTLVFGGGAEFPDRADGLPGLKRVYDAEFKEFKQFAKLGLRYDALEQKDIDVANGAATDWQIGSKKLVPMADDKGLFPPYYVAPVVRQDVVKTNPKVAELLEAVGSHLDNEKMRILNAKVETDHEESEDVAVAFLKENGLLPK
- a CDS encoding ornithine cyclodeaminase family protein codes for the protein MQEIWIDYLNALDAKALALTNDEILDAVSKALEAQGRGETVLEPRVHLVPESSDKGHFNVLRGYVKALNYAGVKVVGDFVDNYKVDLPSELAVLNLFDPNTGVPKAVIDATAITDMRTGAVTALGAKYLARKDSKILGHIGARGTSYWNVRLLDHLFDFDEIRVHSRRPESRHAFAERLETDLGKKIIVTDNWEDCLKDADVMVEASRLPEPAPLFKTGWVKKGAFVVPYGTMSALEFDLTDIMDKVVVDDWGQCGPGKPFGALRRHVDEGKLTAENLHAEIGQIVCGMKAGRENDEETILFWHRGLSTTDVALGAAMVNKARDMNIGQRLRFA
- a CDS encoding phosphate/phosphite/phosphonate ABC transporter substrate-binding protein, encoding MIMSKPIASSRMYNLSPRIRGLWDALFKLVSMNSKIEFEIIAHAAPAPLSELWTRSDIGLVFICGYPFSRMPEGARPTALAAPVSSEAWSSDQPLYASHIVVASTGPVNTVADLAAARWGWTVRDSQSGYHASRSYLAGQFTGKMKQSAAVGPLLNPSGIVAALKDGRIEAGAIDAYAFQLLSMHEPDAIDGLRILVTTEPTPAPLLVAAQTLPGDMVAALRRSLVTLHETPCGTAVLGALGLRRFSAVAASDYDVLPPRAEAADRRLGIKW
- a CDS encoding ABC transporter permease, which translates into the protein MKWVPKHLDRLLEALLEHLYLVFSSVGIALVISLIVGIWAARRPRSFAAIVVLTGILFAVPSLALFALLIPVMGIGAAPAITGLAAYSLMILIRNIGMGFQAVPRDVLEAADGMGYGTARRIWEVELPLAMPYIIGGIRIAMVTVIGIGTVAAYINAGGLGVIIFEGIDQRFPEKIIAGGLLTSFLALFADYFFASFEKLLRRRSGGKAA
- a CDS encoding ABC transporter permease, with amino-acid sequence MIVIDAMSWIFNNSGVFFNAFNRHLLMCVLSLGIGFVIAVPLGFSVARAPRAAFAVINIAGALRSIPSLAILSATMPFLGIGLLPSIIALVVLAVPPLLLNTIIGIREIDTSVIDAANGMGMSAGQMLREIELPLAVPSILSGVRTSAIQVIGGAALASFIGGGGLGDFINAGIAIMNMPRLLVGAVPIALLAIFAELAFSALERVFTQRR
- a CDS encoding ABC transporter ATP-binding protein, with product MIYLDHVTKNYDGSGQHAVDNLDLLIDTGTTVAMIGPSGCGKTTTMRMINRLETPTTGRVLVDGRDIAGVDQKDLRRSIGYVIQQVGLFPHMSIARNVATVPRLLGWDKKRSDRRVDELLDLVGLDPAIMRQRLPHELSGGQRQRVGFARALAADPAIMLMDEPFGAIDPITRIRLQDEFRDILRKVKKTVVIVTHDLDEAIKMGDRIAIMRDGRLLQYDTPQEILARPINEFVENFLGPDRAIKRLSLIPVSMIMTTPEPFKGEAEIAADATVHDALALILSGEMPGLHVRAANGTLAGFLSRDTLLRANRL